One region of Micromonospora ureilytica genomic DNA includes:
- a CDS encoding carboxymuconolactone decarboxylase family protein: MALANAGAAAFGHTATLQVDQALAQLLRLRVAQINNCSYCLLVHHAAARVADIPPPKVETLSAWWETHLFTEEEQAALAYAEALTRAADVTVNTRLQAAHDRMAAHFTEDEILEIVAVVINMNIWTRLKLAEGAMPTAAPAV; this comes from the coding sequence ATGGCTCTGGCAAACGCCGGTGCCGCAGCTTTCGGCCATACCGCCACACTCCAGGTGGACCAGGCCCTGGCTCAGCTCCTGCGACTACGCGTCGCCCAGATCAACAATTGCAGCTACTGCCTTCTGGTGCACCACGCCGCCGCCCGCGTCGCCGACATCCCGCCGCCCAAGGTCGAGACCCTCAGCGCGTGGTGGGAGACGCACCTGTTCACCGAAGAGGAACAAGCCGCCCTGGCCTATGCCGAGGCGTTGACCCGGGCCGCCGACGTCACCGTCAACACGCGGCTCCAGGCGGCACACGACAGGATGGCTGCGCACTTCACGGAGGACGAGATCCTGGAGATCGTCGCTGTTGTCATCAACATGAACATTTGGACGCGACTCAAGCTCGCCGAGGGTGCCATGCCCACGGCGGCGCCTGCCGTGTGA
- a CDS encoding TetR/AcrR family transcriptional regulator — translation MSDEQVAAPTNRRRISQRGIATRDRILEAANRLMLVRGVNATTLDDIREASQTSKSQLYHHFADKQELVRALVKYRGALVLQRERAGLERLRSFSGLVRWRNALVQANSLNNGKYGCGLGSMALELSDQDEQARSSLSETFAAWEKLISDGLHRMRDSGLLRQDADPEKLATGLMAALQGGYLLANAAHDVAPMGVALDMALEHIKSFLVQPSAEPTP, via the coding sequence ATGAGCGACGAGCAGGTGGCTGCGCCGACGAATAGGCGGAGGATCAGTCAACGGGGCATCGCGACCCGAGATCGAATCCTCGAGGCCGCGAACCGGCTGATGCTCGTGCGCGGAGTGAACGCGACGACCCTTGACGACATCCGCGAGGCAAGCCAGACGAGCAAGTCTCAGCTCTACCACCACTTCGCCGACAAGCAGGAACTCGTGCGCGCCTTGGTCAAATATCGAGGCGCGCTTGTGCTTCAGCGTGAGCGTGCAGGGCTCGAACGACTGCGATCATTCTCAGGGCTGGTCCGGTGGCGTAACGCGCTGGTCCAGGCCAACTCGCTGAACAACGGCAAATACGGGTGCGGCCTCGGGTCGATGGCTCTTGAGCTGTCCGATCAAGATGAGCAGGCTCGATCGTCGCTGTCGGAGACGTTTGCGGCATGGGAAAAGCTGATCAGTGACGGCCTGCACCGCATGCGGGACAGCGGTCTACTGCGCCAGGACGCCGATCCGGAGAAGTTGGCCACGGGGTTGATGGCCGCATTGCAGGGCGGCTACCTGCTGGCGAACGCCGCGCACGACGTCGCACCCATGGGAGTCGCGCTGGACATGGCACTGGAACACATCAAATCGTTCCTCGTGCAACCGTCCGCTGAGCCGACCCCTTAA
- the msrA gene encoding peptide-methionine (S)-S-oxide reductase MsrA gives MNTEKAILAGGCFWGMEELFRRQPGVVSTRVGYSGGDVPNATYRNHGTHAESIEVVYDTDQTDFRALLEFFFQIHDPSTKNRQGNDIGMSYRSAIFYTSDEQKRVAEDTIADVDASGLWPGKVVTEVTAASDFWEAEPEHQNYLQTYPNGYTCHFPRPGWKLPKRATA, from the coding sequence GTGAACACCGAAAAGGCGATTCTGGCCGGCGGCTGCTTCTGGGGCATGGAGGAGTTGTTCCGTCGTCAGCCCGGCGTCGTTTCCACGCGTGTCGGGTACAGCGGGGGCGACGTCCCGAACGCCACCTACCGCAACCACGGCACCCACGCGGAGTCCATCGAGGTCGTCTACGACACCGACCAGACCGACTTCCGGGCGCTGCTCGAGTTCTTCTTCCAGATCCACGACCCGTCGACGAAGAACCGCCAGGGTAACGACATCGGCATGAGCTACCGCTCGGCGATCTTCTACACCAGCGACGAGCAGAAGCGGGTCGCCGAGGACACGATCGCCGACGTCGACGCCTCGGGCCTGTGGCCTGGCAAGGTCGTCACCGAGGTCACCGCAGCAAGTGACTTCTGGGAGGCCGAGCCTGAGCACCAGAACTACCTGCAGACCTACCCCAACGGATACACCTGCCACTTCCCCCGCCCGGGGTGGAAGCTTCCGAAGCGGGCGACGGCCTGA
- the msrB gene encoding peptide-methionine (R)-S-oxide reductase MsrB has translation MHQHTQYRKNPEAVSRLNPEQYRVTQQDGTERPFANAYWDNHEPGIYVDVVSGEPLFASVDKYDSNSGWPSFTKPIARTNVVEREDSSHGMIRTEARSLNGNSHLGHVFNDGPPEKGGLRYCINSASLRFIHLDDLANAGYGEYRTLFTSDTNTSTMTGKETM, from the coding sequence GTGCACCAGCACACCCAGTACCGCAAGAACCCGGAAGCCGTTTCGCGGCTCAACCCGGAGCAGTACCGCGTGACCCAGCAGGACGGCACCGAGCGACCGTTCGCCAACGCCTACTGGGACAACCATGAGCCCGGCATCTACGTCGACGTCGTGTCCGGCGAGCCATTGTTCGCATCTGTCGACAAGTACGACAGCAACTCCGGCTGGCCGAGCTTCACCAAGCCGATCGCCAGGACGAACGTCGTCGAGCGCGAAGACTCCAGCCACGGAATGATCCGGACTGAGGCCCGCTCGTTGAACGGGAACAGCCACCTCGGCCACGTCTTCAACGACGGTCCCCCCGAGAAGGGCGGACTGCGCTACTGCATCAACTCGGCGTCGCTGCGGTTCATCCACCTCGACGACCTGGCGAACGCAGGGTACGGCGAATACCGCACCCTGTTCACGAGTGACACCAATACCAGCACGATGACAGGCAAGGAGACGATGTGA
- a CDS encoding NADP-dependent oxidoreductase, translating to MKAIVVTDEAAGTAGMTLVERPEPEPAINDVVVQVHASGFVPTEMAWPSTWTDRLGRDRTPSIPGHELAGVVSALGYGTTGLSVGQRVFGLTDWTRDGTLAEYVAVEARNLAPLPGDVDFTVGASLPISGLTAWQGLFEHGRLRAGQSVLVHGAAGAVGSMVTQLAREFGAYVIGTGRAADRQKAFEFGAQEFVDLENDVLEDVGGTDLVFDVIGGDIGKRSAGLIRAGGSLVSVVGPPEVRPADALTIDFVVTSDRGQLCEIVQRVRDGRLRTNIGNVAGLDDAVAALNPTERSTGKTIIRARS from the coding sequence ATGAAGGCGATCGTGGTGACGGACGAGGCTGCGGGAACGGCCGGGATGACGCTGGTGGAGCGGCCTGAGCCGGAACCGGCCATCAACGACGTCGTTGTCCAGGTTCATGCGTCGGGGTTCGTCCCGACCGAGATGGCATGGCCCTCGACCTGGACCGATCGCCTCGGCCGTGACCGGACTCCGTCGATACCCGGGCACGAGCTGGCCGGAGTGGTAAGCGCACTCGGGTATGGCACGACGGGACTGTCGGTGGGGCAGCGGGTCTTCGGCCTCACGGACTGGACCCGCGACGGCACCCTGGCGGAGTATGTGGCTGTCGAGGCGCGCAACCTCGCACCGCTGCCCGGCGACGTCGACTTCACGGTGGGCGCGAGCCTGCCGATCTCTGGTCTGACCGCTTGGCAGGGACTGTTCGAGCACGGCCGCCTTCGGGCGGGGCAGAGCGTCCTCGTGCACGGCGCGGCCGGTGCAGTCGGTTCGATGGTGACGCAGCTCGCACGCGAGTTCGGCGCCTATGTCATCGGCACCGGGCGCGCCGCCGACCGGCAGAAGGCGTTCGAATTCGGTGCGCAGGAGTTCGTCGACCTCGAGAACGACGTCCTCGAAGACGTCGGTGGAACTGATCTGGTTTTCGACGTCATCGGCGGCGACATCGGGAAACGGTCGGCAGGCCTGATTCGAGCCGGAGGAAGCCTCGTGTCCGTCGTCGGGCCGCCCGAGGTGCGGCCCGCGGACGCCCTGACCATCGATTTCGTCGTGACGTCTGACCGCGGCCAACTATGTGAAATCGTCCAACGGGTACGGGACGGGCGACTGCGGACGAACATCGGCAACGTCGCGGGCCTCGACGACGCCGTCGCCGCTCTCAACCCGACCGAGCGGAGCACCGGAAAGACGATCATCCGCGCTCGCTCGTAA
- a CDS encoding sulfite oxidase-like oxidoreductase, with protein MAVINRGFGGRRRDDTDLPPGQYRTDDFPVLSAGPTPRIDLDEWELAVVTETGERSTWSWAEFTALPADEPTVDIHCVTRWSKFGTSWRGVSVDTLLADVETAAEYVVAHSYGGYTTNIPLEGLLDGQAWVAYEFDGEPLAPVHGGPARLLVPHLYFWKSAKWLRALELRLDDEPGFWETAGYHNDGDPWREQRYLED; from the coding sequence ATGGCAGTGATCAACCGCGGCTTCGGTGGCCGCAGACGCGACGACACCGATCTCCCACCCGGCCAGTACCGCACGGACGACTTCCCGGTGCTGTCGGCGGGACCGACACCACGCATCGACCTCGACGAGTGGGAGCTCGCCGTCGTCACCGAGACCGGTGAGCGGAGCACGTGGTCATGGGCGGAGTTCACCGCCCTTCCTGCCGACGAACCGACCGTGGACATCCATTGCGTCACGCGCTGGTCGAAGTTCGGCACGAGCTGGCGAGGCGTCTCCGTGGACACGTTGCTGGCCGACGTCGAGACTGCTGCCGAGTACGTGGTCGCCCACTCCTACGGCGGCTACACCACGAACATCCCGCTCGAGGGCCTTCTCGACGGCCAGGCCTGGGTGGCGTACGAGTTTGACGGCGAGCCGCTGGCTCCTGTGCACGGCGGCCCAGCTCGTCTCCTCGTTCCTCACCTGTACTTCTGGAAGAGCGCGAAATGGCTGCGCGCTCTGGAGCTGCGTCTCGACGACGAGCCCGGGTTCTGGGAGACGGCCGGCTACCACAACGACGGTGACCCATGGCGCGAGCAGCGGTACCTGGAAGACTGA
- a CDS encoding S8 family serine peptidase: MRLKALAASLAAAVGLSMIQAPPASAAEPDPGTPANKIASSLKDRFRTSPASDFWITFETTADLGPAKKLADWTARGHFVYDALTAAAKDSLASVSTDLDRAGVKYTSYPIANAVLVKGGTEKLALNVASRVQVAEIHATPQVALVDPVDEKIPTDQAARPTAPKATAEAGTSTWGLDAIHAPEAWAMGATGAGITVSNLDSGVQFDHPALIHQYRGVKPDGTIDHNYNWMATRGTCTGAPCDDNGHGTHTMGTMVGEDGTDHVGVAPDAQWIATNGCCDSTGVESLLRSGWWLLAPTDVQGNNPDPSKRPQVVNNSWGQTIEHSFDDFFQAIDEAWSAAGIFSVWSSGNTTPYAACDTVSSPGSAESAYSVGAYRPDGTLSLFSRKGEGEGGRIKPEISAPGDGVRSSYPGNSYVEMSGTSMAAPHVAGAVAALWSYDPTLIGQVDETRRLLAESAVDVDDTECGGTAEVNNKYGEGRLDLLRLLELAPREGGTLTGVVTADGAPVPAAEVTISGPFSRSIGTDKDGKFTTNLPVGDYQLSTKVFGYLTATANVTISLGQDTSVKLPLTAAARHDISGRVVDDKKRPVPNADVSVKDTPLKPVRTDANGAFTISAVPEGGYTLNVKPNACFSPTTVALTVGAQNESREIPVGLVVDKGGYSCAVSEGEYLRGTDPVTFGSGVWATVKLPFPIALYNGSHDTLGVGLRGVIAPDGSTGPGYGGAGIFPLYVETPVEFAPGGGIFTAATKVNGEDAFVVEYRNAKLWAYPTRTEYTEPVNFSATLTRSGTMIFGYGDGVGTDDPVTAGAHAVTGIQGWAGVDGIRFSDHAPVLRDGMIVTYDMPDFGYLDATVVDQNDGLPVAGAKVSFSNKNGLVETVTTNGTGVVHRQLPVGDYTMTVDAPNYTTVSYPFSLDKLYAQAKIDARLTTGVADLKADGLQALLGTDQNGVGSLTLTNNGSAPLTYNLGEAARHPELDAAGTTGRTAKGAASSIDLTAWKNGASGMKPSNVDGRTATATAAEAQAAGKVGATSGGDVITRIAIPGKIEDKEPSGVGYDGDVWVHDYNARTNTAYTVTGKPTGKVFDASWNPAYRAFDMALDTKTGDMCQMEDSPASFIHCFDRQTGKETRQIKGDWSTLQLTGLAYNPTEDVFYVGGRRNGMIGTVAGTSHDNPGALLSFCAPPLPEVMGLAYNQASDTIWYTDLTSNRPTRLLQVDPDDCSLVNAWWFPGQKAGQGGGLETDSTGGLWAVDQVADDVVLVDVEDDLLTDLPWLSLSSNGGTLAPGQSTTVKVSVSSKGAKPGVLGANIVVRSDSGRQSKSYVPVTLTTTKYQVGVNAGGAKFTDGSGFTWLADQAAGKKAWGYEGKTKVTATTAAIAGTTDDTLFQSQRTTPDKQLFYRFPDAPKGTYAIDLGFAEIENVAKGKRVFDVVVDGSLAEYAYDPAAVAGPNAADWRTAVVKHEGGPLTVELRGSKGLKAPSIAALRVTLDPRADTAEPEPEPEQPEPGPVPVAPAGRSYSMKVTDGLYRQGTQESGWHGDDLCGPLWFDSSFLQPFYDTAWDGVCVTTNGTLTFDRASTSGNNTALPSSYPIDAIYPLWDDLIVDDEAGIYFGTTEVDGLAAQVVEWRSVAFYSDRTARVSFSVTLIADGRVQIGYGDGVGGDNPLTRGSSATVGLESLDRNPASQYSFNQPVLKAGLGLEYTLPAAGTIEGTVTDANDGKPIEGAIVTLKGPAGERVITTDAKGRWKSQALVGENTVQVDTPNYATASHPVTIAKKDQAETVDTALTTGIATVAAGDLDWLLDKGQKATADVTVTNTGSAPLDVRVSEQRRTSDGGHEAADLSWLALAGAAATGTVTLAAGTSTTVTVTADNAGIEPGVLVGDVLVSSNAGKGETQLKPVRLATSAYWKGVDVGGSGYVDADGFFWAPDQALGSRQWGYVGGKAHVTKANIAGTEDDALFRTQRTGKTFSYVFKNAPAGTYRIALDFAEIEKVKAGKRTFDVLVGGKVVLYDHDVQAKVGALTADVNTVTVEHAGGDLKVELRRDNGESDPILNALKVQQDPRL, translated from the coding sequence ATGAGACTCAAAGCCCTCGCGGCTTCGCTCGCCGCAGCGGTCGGCCTGAGCATGATCCAGGCTCCACCAGCGTCTGCCGCTGAGCCGGATCCCGGCACCCCCGCCAACAAGATCGCGTCGAGCCTGAAGGACCGCTTCCGCACGTCTCCGGCTTCCGACTTCTGGATCACGTTCGAGACCACTGCCGACCTCGGGCCGGCGAAGAAGCTCGCCGATTGGACCGCTCGTGGTCATTTCGTCTACGACGCGCTGACCGCGGCGGCGAAGGATTCCCTGGCATCCGTCTCCACCGACCTCGACCGGGCGGGCGTCAAATACACCTCCTACCCGATCGCCAACGCCGTGCTCGTCAAGGGTGGCACCGAGAAGCTCGCCCTCAATGTGGCGTCGAGGGTGCAGGTTGCCGAGATCCACGCGACGCCGCAGGTCGCGCTGGTCGATCCTGTGGACGAGAAGATCCCCACCGACCAGGCTGCCCGCCCCACTGCCCCGAAGGCCACCGCCGAGGCAGGCACCTCCACGTGGGGTCTGGACGCCATCCACGCTCCCGAGGCCTGGGCCATGGGCGCCACCGGTGCGGGCATCACGGTGTCCAACCTCGACTCGGGCGTCCAGTTCGACCACCCCGCCCTGATTCACCAGTATCGCGGCGTGAAGCCCGACGGCACCATCGACCACAACTACAACTGGATGGCCACCCGGGGCACGTGCACGGGCGCACCGTGCGACGACAACGGACACGGCACGCACACCATGGGCACCATGGTCGGCGAGGACGGCACCGACCACGTCGGCGTCGCCCCGGACGCGCAGTGGATCGCGACGAACGGCTGCTGCGACAGCACCGGCGTCGAGTCGCTGCTCCGGTCCGGCTGGTGGCTGCTCGCCCCGACCGACGTCCAGGGGAACAACCCTGACCCGTCCAAGCGCCCCCAGGTGGTCAACAACTCATGGGGCCAGACCATCGAGCACAGCTTCGACGACTTCTTCCAGGCCATCGACGAGGCCTGGAGCGCCGCGGGCATCTTCAGCGTCTGGTCATCGGGCAACACCACTCCGTACGCCGCCTGCGACACCGTCTCCTCGCCCGGCTCCGCCGAGAGTGCCTACTCCGTCGGCGCCTACCGGCCGGACGGCACGCTCTCGTTGTTCTCCCGCAAGGGCGAGGGTGAAGGTGGCCGGATCAAGCCCGAGATCTCCGCTCCGGGCGACGGCGTCCGTTCGTCGTACCCGGGCAACAGCTACGTCGAGATGTCCGGCACCTCGATGGCCGCACCCCACGTCGCCGGCGCGGTCGCGGCACTGTGGAGCTACGACCCGACTCTCATCGGGCAGGTCGACGAAACCCGCCGCCTGCTCGCCGAGTCGGCCGTCGACGTCGACGACACCGAGTGCGGCGGCACCGCCGAGGTCAACAACAAGTACGGCGAGGGTCGGCTCGACCTCCTCCGGCTGCTCGAGCTCGCGCCCCGCGAGGGCGGCACCCTCACCGGTGTCGTCACCGCCGACGGCGCCCCGGTCCCCGCTGCCGAGGTGACGATCAGCGGACCGTTCAGCCGGTCGATCGGAACCGACAAGGACGGCAAGTTCACCACGAACCTCCCAGTCGGCGACTACCAGCTCAGCACCAAGGTCTTCGGCTACCTGACCGCGACCGCCAACGTGACGATCTCCCTCGGCCAGGACACCTCCGTCAAGCTGCCGCTCACGGCCGCCGCGCGGCACGACATCAGTGGCAGGGTCGTCGATGACAAGAAGCGCCCCGTCCCGAACGCCGACGTCTCCGTCAAGGACACGCCGCTGAAGCCGGTACGCACCGATGCCAACGGCGCGTTCACGATCAGCGCCGTACCCGAGGGCGGGTACACGCTGAACGTCAAGCCCAACGCCTGCTTCTCGCCCACGACCGTCGCGCTGACCGTCGGCGCGCAGAACGAGTCACGTGAGATCCCCGTCGGGCTCGTCGTCGACAAGGGCGGCTACAGCTGCGCCGTCTCCGAGGGCGAATACCTGCGCGGCACCGACCCGGTCACGTTCGGCAGTGGCGTGTGGGCGACTGTCAAACTGCCGTTCCCGATCGCGCTCTACAACGGCAGCCACGACACCCTCGGCGTCGGCCTGCGCGGCGTGATCGCCCCGGACGGCTCCACCGGACCCGGCTATGGCGGTGCGGGCATCTTCCCGCTCTACGTCGAGACCCCCGTCGAGTTCGCTCCCGGTGGCGGCATCTTCACGGCGGCCACCAAGGTCAACGGTGAGGACGCCTTCGTCGTCGAGTACCGCAACGCCAAGCTCTGGGCGTATCCAACCCGGACGGAGTACACGGAGCCGGTCAACTTCTCGGCCACGCTCACCCGCTCGGGCACGATGATCTTCGGGTACGGCGACGGCGTCGGGACCGACGACCCGGTGACCGCCGGCGCGCACGCCGTTACCGGCATCCAGGGCTGGGCCGGCGTCGACGGCATCCGGTTCTCCGACCACGCCCCGGTGCTGCGCGACGGGATGATCGTCACCTACGACATGCCTGACTTCGGGTACCTCGACGCGACAGTCGTCGACCAGAACGACGGGCTGCCGGTCGCCGGGGCCAAGGTCTCCTTCAGCAACAAGAACGGGCTGGTCGAGACGGTCACCACCAACGGGACAGGCGTCGTTCATCGCCAGCTTCCGGTGGGCGACTACACGATGACTGTCGACGCGCCGAACTACACGACCGTGTCGTACCCGTTCTCCCTCGACAAGCTCTACGCGCAGGCGAAGATCGACGCACGCCTGACCACGGGTGTCGCCGACCTCAAGGCCGACGGCCTTCAGGCGCTGTTGGGGACCGACCAGAACGGCGTGGGCTCGCTGACGCTTACCAACAACGGTTCCGCCCCACTCACGTACAACCTGGGCGAGGCCGCGCGGCACCCCGAACTCGACGCCGCCGGCACCACCGGGCGCACCGCGAAGGGCGCGGCCAGCTCGATCGATCTCACCGCGTGGAAGAACGGTGCGAGCGGCATGAAGCCGTCGAACGTCGACGGCAGGACCGCGACGGCGACAGCAGCGGAGGCACAGGCGGCCGGCAAGGTCGGCGCCACCTCCGGCGGTGACGTCATCACCCGGATCGCCATCCCCGGTAAGATCGAGGACAAGGAGCCCTCCGGCGTCGGGTACGACGGTGACGTCTGGGTCCACGACTACAACGCGCGGACCAACACCGCCTACACAGTGACGGGCAAGCCGACCGGGAAGGTTTTCGACGCGTCGTGGAACCCCGCGTACCGGGCGTTCGACATGGCGCTCGACACCAAGACCGGTGACATGTGCCAGATGGAGGACAGCCCCGCCAGCTTCATCCACTGCTTCGACCGGCAGACCGGGAAGGAGACCCGGCAGATCAAGGGTGACTGGTCCACGCTGCAGCTGACCGGACTCGCCTACAACCCGACCGAGGACGTGTTCTACGTCGGCGGCCGGCGGAACGGCATGATCGGCACCGTCGCCGGGACGTCGCACGACAACCCGGGTGCGCTGCTGTCCTTCTGCGCCCCGCCGCTGCCCGAGGTGATGGGCCTGGCCTACAACCAGGCGTCCGACACCATCTGGTACACCGACCTCACCTCGAACCGGCCCACCCGCCTGCTGCAGGTCGACCCCGACGACTGCTCGTTGGTGAACGCGTGGTGGTTCCCGGGTCAGAAGGCGGGCCAGGGCGGCGGTCTGGAGACCGACTCGACCGGTGGGCTGTGGGCTGTGGACCAGGTCGCCGACGACGTCGTGCTTGTCGACGTCGAGGATGACCTGCTCACCGACCTGCCGTGGCTGTCGCTCTCCTCGAACGGTGGCACCCTCGCCCCGGGTCAGTCGACGACCGTGAAGGTCTCGGTCTCCTCGAAGGGCGCCAAGCCCGGAGTCCTCGGCGCGAACATCGTGGTGCGGTCCGACTCCGGACGTCAGTCCAAGAGCTACGTCCCGGTGACGCTCACGACCACGAAGTACCAGGTCGGCGTCAACGCCGGCGGCGCGAAGTTCACCGACGGCTCCGGCTTCACCTGGCTCGCCGACCAGGCCGCCGGCAAGAAGGCGTGGGGCTACGAGGGGAAGACGAAGGTCACCGCCACGACAGCCGCGATCGCCGGTACGACTGACGACACCCTGTTCCAGTCGCAGCGCACAACGCCGGACAAGCAGCTGTTCTACCGCTTCCCGGACGCGCCCAAGGGCACCTACGCGATCGATCTCGGGTTCGCCGAGATCGAGAACGTGGCAAAGGGTAAGCGGGTGTTCGACGTCGTCGTGGACGGTTCGCTGGCGGAGTACGCGTACGACCCGGCCGCGGTCGCGGGGCCGAACGCCGCCGACTGGCGTACCGCCGTCGTGAAGCACGAGGGCGGTCCGCTGACCGTGGAACTGCGGGGCTCGAAGGGACTGAAGGCCCCGAGCATTGCCGCGCTGCGGGTGACGCTCGACCCACGCGCAGACACCGCGGAGCCGGAGCCGGAGCCCGAGCAGCCGGAGCCGGGACCCGTGCCGGTGGCCCCCGCCGGTCGCTCGTACTCGATGAAGGTGACCGACGGGCTCTACCGACAGGGCACGCAGGAGTCCGGGTGGCACGGCGATGACCTGTGCGGCCCGCTGTGGTTCGACTCCAGCTTCCTGCAACCGTTCTACGACACGGCCTGGGACGGGGTGTGCGTCACCACGAACGGCACGCTGACCTTCGACCGCGCCAGCACGTCGGGGAACAACACGGCACTGCCGTCGTCGTACCCGATCGACGCGATCTATCCGCTCTGGGACGACCTCATCGTCGACGACGAGGCGGGCATCTACTTCGGCACGACCGAGGTCGACGGGCTGGCGGCGCAGGTGGTCGAGTGGCGCAGCGTCGCGTTCTACAGCGACCGGACGGCTCGGGTGAGCTTCTCGGTCACCCTGATCGCGGACGGACGGGTCCAGATCGGGTACGGCGACGGCGTCGGCGGCGACAACCCCCTCACCCGAGGGTCGTCGGCGACGGTGGGCCTGGAGAGCCTGGACCGCAACCCCGCGAGCCAGTACTCCTTCAACCAGCCCGTCCTCAAGGCCGGTCTGGGACTGGAGTACACCCTCCCGGCCGCGGGCACGATCGAGGGGACGGTCACCGACGCGAACGACGGCAAGCCGATCGAGGGCGCGATCGTCACGCTCAAGGGGCCGGCCGGTGAGCGGGTCATCACGACCGACGCGAAGGGCCGGTGGAAGTCCCAGGCGCTGGTCGGCGAGAACACCGTGCAGGTCGACACGCCGAACTACGCCACCGCCAGCCACCCCGTGACGATCGCCAAGAAGGATCAGGCCGAGACCGTCGACACGGCGTTGACCACGGGCATCGCCACCGTCGCCGCAGGTGACCTCGACTGGCTCCTCGACAAGGGCCAGAAGGCGACGGCCGACGTGACGGTCACCAACACCGGTTCCGCCCCGCTCGACGTGCGGGTCAGCGAGCAGAGGCGCACCAGCGACGGTGGGCACGAGGCCGCCGACCTTTCCTGGCTGGCCCTCGCGGGTGCGGCCGCAACCGGCACGGTCACGCTCGCGGCCGGCACGTCCACCACGGTGACGGTGACGGCCGACAACGCCGGCATCGAGCCCGGCGTGCTCGTCGGAGACGTGCTCGTGTCGTCGAACGCCGGCAAGGGCGAGACCCAGCTCAAGCCGGTACGCCTGGCGACGTCCGCGTACTGGAAGGGCGTCGACGTGGGCGGGTCGGGGTACGTCGATGCCGACGGCTTCTTCTGGGCGCCCGACCAGGCGCTCGGCTCGCGGCAGTGGGGCTACGTCGGCGGCAAGGCTCATGTCACCAAGGCCAACATCGCCGGTACCGAGGACGACGCGCTGTTCCGCACCCAGCGGACCGGTAAGACGTTCAGCTACGTGTTCAAGAACGCTCCCGCCGGGACGTACCGGATCGCCCTCGACTTCGCGGAGATCGAGAAGGTCAAGGCCGGCAAACGTACCTTCGATGTGCTGGTCGGCGGCAAGGTCGTGCTCTACGACCACGACGTGCAGGCGAAGGTGGGTGCGCTGACCGCGGACGTGAACACCGTCACCGTCGAGCACGCCGGTGGCGATCTGAAGGTCGAGCTTCGCCGCGACAACGGCGAGAGCGACCCGATCCTCAACGCCCTGAAGGTCCAGCAGGACCCGCGCCTCTGA